One window from the genome of Dermacentor silvarum isolate Dsil-2018 chromosome 7, BIME_Dsil_1.4, whole genome shotgun sequence encodes:
- the LOC125947238 gene encoding LOW QUALITY PROTEIN: uncharacterized protein LOC125947238 (The sequence of the model RefSeq protein was modified relative to this genomic sequence to represent the inferred CDS: inserted 1 base in 1 codon), which translates to MDIVHPSYVTVDDFTGEVAWIKQVVEKHSMCLPMAKVKISGPFGELVTEAAVSKFLSLQYPYIFSYRSDQLLREKGLKLGEGVVQALTRSQARQIASLSSENAKAASAEVTKEVTSARETELGSKEEKSVEEILPADQLNASVSQDTCQSSCQQGEAADVLANETGLLLSPASKNFDRLLSVDRESLAAEQKKYTSLAKLHVTAKEGIARRNVTIHEKGWLLYRHYRDRKGRILDQLVVPTKYRXDLLGLCHGNGWSGHLGINKSEERLLMEYYWPGCFKDVENFVRSCDAFQRSGKPRETWKAPLKVVPLISEPFRRLVIDTVGPLPKTKSGHRYLFTMLCPATKFPEAIPLKELSSMEVVDALLTVFARVGFPGEIQADQGSKLCAASQVIPLATSHSLPAQRFSALAGRDFPGHGGAVTFGDLRGSVLEGYPDRL; encoded by the exons ATGGACATTGTCCATCCGTCTTACGTGACGGTGGATGACTTCACGGGAGAAGTGGCATGGATTAAGCAGGTTGTGGAGAAACATAGCATGTGTCTGCCGATGGCGAAAGTAAAAATCAGTGGACCGTTCGGGGAGCTCGTGACTGAGGCTGCAGTTTCCAAATTCTTGTCGCTGCAGTACCCTTACATTTTTTCTTATCGGTCGGACCAGTTACTGCGGGAAAAAGGGCTGAAACTAGGAGAGGGTGTAGTACAGGCGTTGACGCGATCTCAAGCTCGCCAAATCGCATCGCTTTCCTCTGAAAATGCAAAAGCCGCTTCTGCAGAAGTAACAAAGGAGGTAACCTCGGCAAGAGAAACCGAGCTAGGTTCGAAGGAAGAAAAATCGGTTGAGGAAATCCTGCCAGCTGACCAGCTCAACGCGAGTGTATCACAAGACACCTGTCAGAGTTCATGCCAGCAGGGAGAGGCAGCTGATGTACTCGCGAACGAGACAGGGTTGTTACTGTCACCAGCCTCAAAGAACTTTGATCGGCTATTAAGTGTAGACAGAGAGTCACTGGCAGCTGAGCAAAAAAAGTACACCAGCCTAGCTAAATTACATGTAACAGCTAAAGAAGGCATTGCTAGGCGCAACGTGACGATACACGAGAAAGGATGGTTGTTATATCGGCACTACAGAGACCGAAAGGGCAGGATTCTTGATCAGTTAGTCGTGCCTACTAAGTATA AGGACCTTTTGGGTCTCTGTCATGGAAATGGGTGGTCTGGCCACCTAGGCATAAACAAATCCGAGGAGAGATTGCTTATGGAATACTACTGGCCTGGCTGTTTCAAAGATGTCGAGAACTTTGTGAGATCGTGCGATGCCTTCCAGCGCTCGGGTAAACCAAGAGAAACGTGGAAAGCTCCATTAAAGGTGGTGCCTTTAATATCAGAACCTTTCAGACGACTTGTGATAGACACGGTAGGGCCTCTACCCAAGACAAAATCGGGTCACAGGTACTTGTTTACCATGCTGTGTCCGGCCACAAAGTTCCCAGAGGCAATCCCTCTGAAAGAACTTAGCTCCATGGAAGTAGTGGACGCGCTTTTGACCGTATTCGCCCGAGTGGGATTTCCAGGAGAAATTCAGGCGGATCAAGG TTCGAAGCTGTGTGCTGCAAGCCAAGTCATCCCCCTTGCCACCAGCCATTCTCTTCCTGCCCAGCGGTTTTCAGCACTGGCCGGTCGAGATTTTCCGGGCCATGGAGGagctgttacgttcggcgacctgCGGGGCAGCGTGCTTGAAGGATATCCTGATCGCCTGTGA